From the genome of Populus alba chromosome 10, ASM523922v2, whole genome shotgun sequence, one region includes:
- the LOC118048813 gene encoding uncharacterized protein isoform X1, whose protein sequence is MAEMATGSSTTTIQNSGASLSSSESILTNYPLISAFLAFAIAQSIKFFTSWYKERRWDLKQLVGSGGMPSSHSATVAALAMAIGFQGGFGGSLFSIALILACVVMYDATGVRLQAGRQAEVLNQILYELPAEHPLSESRPLRELLGHTPPQVIAGGLLGIVTAVIGHLITILTTSRS, encoded by the exons ATGGCTGAGATGGCGACTGGGTCGTCGACGACGACGATCCAAAACTCGGGGGCTTCTTTATCGTCGTCGGAGTCAATATTGACGAATTATCCACTGATCTCTGCTTTTCTTGCCTTCGCTATTGCCCAATCTATCAAGTTTTTCACCTCCTG GTATAAGGAAAGACGATGGGATCTTAAGCAACTAGTTGGATCTGGTGGAATGCCATCCTCACATTCTGCTACAGTTGCTGCTCTTGCCATGGCCATTGGATTCCAAGGGGGCTTCGGAGGGTCGTTGTTTTCGATTGCATTGATATTAGCATGCGtt GTGATGTATGATGCAACAGGTGTAAGGCTACAGGCTGGACGCCAAGCAGAG GTCCTGAATCAAATCCTGTATGAACTCCCTGCTGAACATCCTCTTTCTGAGAGCAGACCGCTGCGTGAACTTCTTGGGCACACCCCACCTCAG gtTATTGCTGGCGGTTTGCTTGGTATTGTCACAGCAGTTATTGGCCATTTGATCACGATCCTGACAACTAGTCGAAGTTGA
- the LOC118048809 gene encoding cyclin-dependent kinase G-2, with translation MAAGRHGGYHDNEFKDRESDFELLKEDFAYSKDQYDRIGNGNAENDRGQVHHLRDSARVRQKDIKETGVTNGGYRSSSSRSDSGSSGGGGALRSRRCGFSVRATDKEPGELSSESGSDDAIDPDSHAHKDSEVLKVTPVEKKRKFSPVVWDRDDKATSSLSKSWSSPAAAALPPPPPLPKAYRQSPNVIPDGGVEISPVISSKNLTLQSSSPLKGSVFKGSVGNSASNSPVELAFSLEGSVVKVSVGNSAPESSIELASSPVEEQWGNDQEAQHIEDEDYAPMRNISSSRWADGNNSPVDEGEIVEDQAVPKRRKKMPHMESLDFRVRNKSSTPDPGDFKREGYDADRGRSSESDERGTCARSSSGDDHPGNDSRRDGYMEIDDEHDNNDSDIDPEDEDENDSHETPEPAGPPQRSINMLQGCRSVDEFERLNKIDEGTYGVVYRARDKKTGEIVALKKVKMEKEREGFPLTSLREINVLLSFHHPSIVDVKEVVVGSNLDSIFMVMEYMEHDLKGLMESMRQPFSQSEVKCLMLQLLEGTKYLHDNWVLHRDLKTSNLLLNNRGELKICDFGLARQYGSPLKPYTHLVVTLWYRAPELLLGAKQYSTAIDMWSLGCIMAELLSKDPLFNGKTEVDQLDKIFRILGTPNETIWPGFSKLPGVKVNFVKQQYNLLRKKFPATSFTGSPVLSDSGFDLLNKLLTYDPEKRITAEAALNHDWFREVPLPKSKDFMPTFPAQHAQDRRLRRIMKSPDPLEEQRRKELQQGELGTGGLFG, from the exons ATGGCCGCTGGGAGACACGGGGGTTATCACGATAATGAATTCAAGGACCGGGAGTCTGATTTTGAACTATTAAAAGAGGATTTTGCTTATTCCAAGGATCAATATGATAGAATTGGGAATGGTAATGCTGAAAATGATAGGGGTCAAGTTCATCACTTAAGAGATAGCGCTAGGGTTAGGCAGAAGGATATTAAGGAGACAGGTGTGACTAATGGTGGGTATCGGTCCTCTTCCAGCAGGAGTGATTCAGGaagtagtggtggtggtggtgcccTAAGGTCACGGAGGTGTGGGTTTTCTGTCAGGGCCACTGATAAGGAGCCAGGTGAGTTGTCCAGTGAGAGTGGGTCTGATGATGCCATTGACCCCGATTCACATGCTCATAAAGATAGTGAGGTTTTGAAAGTAACACCagtggagaagaaaaggaagtttTCTCCTGTAGTTTGGGATAGAGATGATAAAGCTACCAGTAGCTTATCAAAAAGTTGGAGTTCCCCTGCAGCGGCTGCTCTCCCTCCACCGCCACCCCTGCCTAAGGCATACCGCCAGTCACCTAATGTTATTCCAGATGGGGGTGTAGAGATTTCTCCTGTTATAAGCAGTAAAAACCTGACTCTGCAGTCTTCTTCACCACTGAAGGGTTCGGTGTTTAAAGGGTCTGTTGGCAATTCTGCATCTAACTCTCCAGTAGAGTTGGCTTTCTCGCTGGAGGGTTCGGTGGTTAAAGTGTCAGTTGGCAATTCTGCACCTGAGTCTTCGATAGAGTTGGCTTCCTCACCAGTGGAGGAGCAATGGGGTAATGACCAGGAAGCACAGCACATAGAAGATGAAGATTATGCTCCAATGAGGAATATATCATCTTCACGATGGGCAGATGGGAACAATTCTCCTGTTGATGAGGGTGAAATTGTGGAGGATCAAGCAGTTCctaaaaggaggaagaagatgCCTCATATGGAGTCCTTGGATTTCAGAGTACGCAACAAGTCATCGACGCCTGATCCAGGGGATTTTAAAAGAGAAGGATATGACGCAGATAGAGGGAGGTCATCTGAATCTGATGAGCGAGGCACCTGTGCTAGGTCTTCAAGTGGGGATGATCATCCTGGTAATGATTCTAGGAGGGACGGCTACATGGAAATTGATGACGAACATGATAACAATGATTCTGATATAGATCCTgaggatgaagatgaaaatgatTCCCACGAAACACCAGAACCTGCTGGTCCACCTCAAAGAAGTATTAACATGCTTCAGGGATGTAGAAGTGTTGATGAGTTTGAGAGATTGAATAAAATAGATGAAGGCACTTACGGTGTTGTGTATAGAGCGAGGGACAAGAAAACTGGGGAAATTGTAGCACTGAAGAAGGTAAAGATGGAGAAAGAACGGGAAGGTTTTCCACTGACTTCTCTCAGGGAAATAAacgttcttctttcttttcatcatcCGTCAATTGTTGATGTTAAAGAAGTTGTGGTAGGGAGTAACCTTGATAGCATTTTTATGGTGATGGAGTACATGGAACATGACCTTAAAGGACTCATGGAGTCTATGAGACAGCCATTTAGTCAGAGTGAGGTTAAATGCTTAATGCTCCAGTTGTTGGAAGGTACGAAGTATCTTCATGATAATTGGGTGCTTCATCGAGATCTGAAGACGTCAAATCTGCTTTTGAACAATCGTGGTGAGTTGAAGATCTGTGACTTTGGGTTGGCTCGTCAATATGGGAGCCCATTGAAACCGTATACTCATTTGGTAGTTACCCTGTGGTACAG GGCGCCAGAACTACTTTTGGGAGCCAAACAATATTCAACGGCAATTGACATGTGGTCACTTGGCTGCATTATGGCTGAATTGTTATCGAAGGACCCTCTGTTTAATGGCAAAACAGAAGTTGATCAGCTTGACAAG ATTTTCCGAATCCTTGGTACACCTAATGAGACAATCTGGCCTGGGTTTTCCAAGTTACCTGGAGTGAAGGTCAATTTTGTCAAGCAGCA GTATAACCTACTCCGTAAGAAATTTCCAGCAACATCCTTCACTGGATCACCTGTGCTTTCTGATTCTGGATTTGATTTGTTGAACAAGCTTCTAACCTATGACCCTGAGAAG CGGATTACTGCTGAAGCTGCTCTTAACCATGATTGGTTTCGTGAAGTTCCTCTTCCAAAGTCTAAAGATTTTATGCCTACTTTTCCTGCTCAGCATGCTCAAGACAG GCGTCTCCGAAGAATAATGAAGAGTCCAGATCCTTTAGAAGAGCAGCGGAGAAAGGAGTTGCAACAAGGGGAGTTAGGGACTGGTGGTTTGTTTGGCTGA
- the LOC118048807 gene encoding lipoxygenase 6, chloroplastic: MYAVKQVYSPFKPELTFRRSTPASRTWKHGIFWQTRVPSGSKVICTPGSIRAVISNGDKALEQPNKEADNKEVNRTVVSSTSDKLGRGGIDVKAVITIRKKMKEKINEKIEDQWEYFINGIGRGISIQLISEEIDPETNSGKSVRAFVRGWLPKPSNNEHIFEYAADFTVPFDFGNPGAILVSNLHGKEVYLMEIVVHGFDEGPIYFPANTWIHSCKDNPDDRIIFKNQAYLPSQTPPGIKDLRREDLLSLRGNGKGKRKPHDRIYDYALYNDLGNPDKDEELARPALGCEKWPYPRRCRTGRSPTKKDPNCETRVEKPHPVYVPRDETFEEIKQNTFSTGRLKALLHNLIPAISATLSSSDIPFTCFSDIDKLYNDGFVLKSDELNEIAQNPFLGNLMKQVLSVGERLLKYETPIVIKRDRFAWLRDSEFARQTLAGVNPVNIEILKEFPILSKLDPAVYGPPESALTKRLIEQELNGMSVEKATEENRLFILDHHDMLLPFMEKMNSLPGRKAYASRTVFFHDRANMLRPIAIELSLPPSPSSPGEKRVYTHGHDATTHWIWKLAKAHVCSNDAGVHQLVNHWLRTHACMETYIIATHRQLSAMHPIYKLLHPHMRYTLEINAIARQSLINGGGIIETCFSPGKYSMEISSAAYQNMWRFDMEALPADLVRRGMAVEDPSMPCGVRLVIEDYPYASDGLLIWSAIKEHVESYVDHFYSEPNFVKSDIELQAWWDEIKNKGHFDKRSEPWWPKLNTKEDLSGILATIIWIASGQHAAINFGQYPFGGYVPNRPTLMRKLIPLENEHDYEKFIRNPQLTFLSSLPTQLQATKVMATQDTLSTHSPDEEYLGQVSHLHSHWINDHHIVELFNRFSARLEEIEGMIHLRNKDVRLKNRSGAGVPPYELLLPTSGPGVTGRGIPNSISI, from the exons ATGTATGCAGTGAAACAAGTATATTCTCCTTTCAAGCCAGAGCTCACTTTCCGGCGATCTACACCGGCATCCAGGACCTGGAAACATGGGATTTTCTGGCAAACCCGGGTTCCATCTGGATCAAAGGTCATTTGTACGCCCGGTTCCATCCGGGCAGTGATAAGTAATGGTGACAAGGCTTTGGAGCAACCTAACAAGGAAGCTGATAATAAAGAAGTCAATAGGACTGTGGTATCGAGTACTAGTGATAAATTAGGGAGAGGAGGGATAGATGTGAAGGCAGTGATCACTATaagaaagaagatgaaagaGAAGATCAATGAAAAGATTGAGGATCAATGGGAATATTTCATTAATGGGATTGGTAGAGGGATCTCGATTCAACTTATCAGTGAGGAGATTGATCCTG AAACCAATTCAGGGAAGAGTGTAAGGGCATTTGTCAGGGGGTGGTTACCAAAGCCATCAAATAACGAGCATATCTTTGAATATGCAGCTGATTTTACTGTTCCCTTCGATTTTGGGAATCCTGGAGCAATTCTTGTTTCCAATCTTCATGGCAAGGAGGTATACTTGATGGAGATTGTAGTTCATGGTTTTGATGAAGGTCCCATTTACTTCCCTGCAAATACATGGATTCATTCGTGCAAAGATAACCCTGATGACAGAATTATCTTCAAAAATCAA GCATATCTACCATCACAGACACCACCTGGTATTAAAGATCTACGGCGTGAGGACTTGCTCAGCCTTCGTGGAAATGGAAAGGGCAAGAGAAAGCCTCATGATAGAATTTATGATTATGCTCTTTATAATGATTTGGGTAATCCTGACAAGGATGAAGAACTTGCTAGACCAGCCCTGGGCTGTGAGAAGTGGCCTTATCCTAGGCGCTGTAGAACTGGTAGATCTCCAACCAAGAAAG ATCCGAATTGTGAAACTCGAGTTGAAAAGCCACATCCAGTGTATGTGCCTAGGGATGAAACCTTCGAGGAGATCAAGCAAAACACGTTCTCTACTGGAAGGTTGAAAGCGCTGCTTCACAATCTTATTCCAGCAATTTCTGCAACATTGTCTAGTTCGGACATTCCCTTCACGTGCTTCTCCGATATTGATAAGCTATATAATgatggttttgttttgaaatctGACGAGCTAAATGAAATTGCTCAGAATCCCTTTTTGGGAAATCTTATGAAACAGGTTCTTAGCGTTGGTGAAAGGTTGCTGAAATATGAAACCCCAATTGTTATAAAAC GAGATAGATTTGCGTGGTTGCGTGACAGTGAGTTTGCACGCCAGACTTTGGCTGGGGTGAATCCAGTGAACATTGAGATTTTAAAG gagtttccaaTTCTCAGCAAACTGGATCCTGCTGTTTATGGCCCTCCGGAATCAGCACTCACAAAGAGATTAATAGAGCAAGAACTTAATGGAATGAGTGTGGAAAAG GCAACTGAAGAGAATAGGTTATTTATACTCGATCACCATGATATGCTTTTGCCATTTATGGAGAAGATGAACTCCTTGCCAGGGAGAAAAGCTTATGCATCAAGGACTGTTTTCTTTCATGACCGAGCTAATATGCTAAGGCCAATAGCTATTGAGCTTTCACTTCCTCCATCACCCTCTTCACCTGGAGAAAAACGTGTTTACACTCATGGGCATGATGCCACAACACATTGGATTTGGAAACTAGCCAAAGCTCATGTCTGCTCAAATGATGCTGGTGTCCATCAGCTAGTAAATCACTG GTTGAGAACTCATGCTTGCATGGAGACTTATATAATTGCAACTCACAGACAGCTTAGTGCAATGCACCCCATTTACAAGTTGCTCCATCCTCACATGCGCTATACTCTTGAAATTAATGCAATTGCACGGCAAAGCTTAATAAATGGAGGAGGAATAATTGAGACTTGTTTCAGTCCTGGAAAGTATTCCATGGAGATTAGCTCTGCAGCTTACCAGAACATGTGGCGGTTTGACATGGAGGCATTGCCAGCAGATCTTGTTCGCAG GGGAATGGCAGTGGAGGATCCTTCAATGCCTTGTGGTGTGAGACTTGTGATAGAAGACTACCCCTATGCTTCAGACGGGCTTCTCATCTGGTCAGCCATAAAAGAACATGTGGAATCTTATGTTGATCACTTCTACTCCGAGCCTAACTTCGTCAAGTCTGATATTGAGCTCCAAGCCTGGTGGgatgagataaaaaataaaggtcatTTTGACAAGAGGAGCGAACCATGGTGGCCTAAACTCAATACCAAAGAAGATTTATCTGGCATACTTGCAACAATCATCTGGATTGCATCAGGGCAGCATGCTGCTATAAACTTTGGGCAGTACCCCTTTGGAGGGTACGTCCCTAATCGTCCTACCCTCATGCGAAAACTCATCCCACTAGAAAATGAGCATGATTACGAAAAGTTCATCCGAAATCCTCAGCTCACTTTCCTGTCTTCTTTGCCGACTCAACTTCAAGCCACCAAAGTAATGGCGACTCAGGACACTCTTTCTACGCACTCCCCAGATGAAGAGTACTTGGGTCAGGTGAGCCATTTGCACAGCCATTGGATAAATGACCATCACATAGTAGAGTTGTTCAACAGATTTTCTGCTCGATTGGAGGAGATTGAAGGGATGATACATTTAAGAAATAAGGATGTCCGCCTCAAGAACAGAAGTGGTGCAGGTGTTCCGCCATATGAACTGCTCCTTCCCACTTCAGGCCCTGGAGTAACGGGTCGAGGAATCCCCAATAGCATTTCTATCTAA
- the LOC118048811 gene encoding uncharacterized protein, whose amino-acid sequence MRSMEDKGCYNHGPTQEIPSSKATSFEFHKGNGASRGGHHRTALGKPTPSKWDDAQKWLVGLSRGGGGDKKDSQPRNSNADDRRLIAPVPQMEHDYSSGEDEVGGEAANGCSISITNQYEVETKKVDCDESVWRVNKPAQNSTMSAVRSICVRDMGTEMTPIASQEPSRTTTPIRATTPAARSPVCSGSCTPVRGLNGLPGNEGYQTGLAMAESRGEASCASRGVSATRHYYGQESSGSRIHENMKSDQARKVSTLETRAMAWDDAERAKYMARYKREEVKIQAWENHEKRKAEMEKRKMEVKAERLKARAQERLANKLASTTRIAQEKRSNAEATLTEKAVKTSETADYIRRTGNLPSSFSFKFPSLCW is encoded by the exons ATGAGATCTATGGAGGATAAAGGGTGTTACAATCATGGACCAACTCAGGAGATTCCAAGTAGTAAAGCAACTAGCTTTGAGTTTCATAAAGGCAATGGAGCTAGTCGCGGTGGTCATCACCGAACAGCTTTAGGCAAACCAACACCATCCAAATGGGATGATGCACAAAAATGGTTAGTGGGATTGTCAAGAGGAGGGGGAGGAGATAAAAAAGACAGCCAGCCACGAAACTCAAATGCCGACGATAGGAGACTTATAGCTCCAGTTCCTCAAATGGAACATGACTATTCAAGTGGAGAAGATGAAGTTGGAGGAGAAGCAGCAAATGGGTGTTCTATTTCAATCACAAATCAGTATGAAGTAGAAACAAAGAAGGTAGATTGTGATGAGTCAGTGTGGAGAGTTAATAAGCCTGCACAGAACTCAACAATGAGTGCTGTTAGATCAATCTGTGTTAGGGACATGGGGACTGAGATGACCCCTATTGCTAGCCAAGAGCCTTCAAGAACAACAACACCGATTAGAGCCACTACACCGGCGGCGAGGAGCCCTGTATGTTCAGGATCTTGCACCCCAGTGAGGGGCCTGAACGGGTTGCCGGGCAATGAAGGCTATCAAACAGGTTTAGCAATGGCTGAAAGTAGAGGTGAGGCCAGTTGTGCTTCCAGAGGGGTTAGTGCAACAAGGCATTACTATGGACAAGAATCCAGTGGTTCTAGGATACACGAGAATATGAAATCGGATCAGGCAAGAAAGGTGAGTACTCTAGAAACAAGAGCAATGGCTTGGGATGATGCAGAGCGAGCCAAATACATGGCGAG GTACAAGCGTGAAGAGGTGAAGATCCAAGCCTGGGAAAATCATGAGAAGAGGAAAGCAGAAATGGAAAAGAGGAAAATGGAG gtgAAGGCTGAGAGGCTGAAAGCTCGAGCACAAGAACGGTTGGCAAACAAACTGGCCTCGACGACGAGAATAGCTCAAGAGAAGCGTTCAAATGCGGAGGCCACACTGACTGAGAAAGCCGTGAAGACTTCTGAAACGGCGGATTATATAAGGAGGACCGGGAACTTGCCCTCTTCATTCTCCTTCAAGTTTCCTTCCCTGTGCTGGTAG
- the LOC118048808 gene encoding 4-coumarate--CoA ligase-like 9 — MENQPEAVIDPKSGFCSKTNTYHSLRPHIQLPPITTPVSATEYAISLLLHPSPSPPQTTALLDAVTGRRISFPELIHFTETLASSLLNRFRLKKGDTAFILSPNSIHIPILYLSLFSLGVVISPSNPLSSEREILHQTNLSKPVIAFVTSQTAHKIPDSVKKTILLDSPEFESLMTSQTQGTVNGLERVRVYQSDPAAILYSSGTTGRFKGVLLTHRNFISMLAATIATRGVKNKITAVTLCTVPYFHAYGFVYCLRFAATGDTLMSMGRFDLSAMLRAIQDYRVSHVALAPPVVVAMAKNVGAMDGYDLSSLEVVACGGAPLRKSVLELFKERFPNVHIAQGYGLTETTARIFATVGPKESEVIGATGKLISNCQAKIVDPDTGVSLPPSSPGELWVRGDTIMKGYIGDDEATAATLDSGGWLRTGDLCYIDKEGFLFFVDRIKELIKCKGYQVAPAELEHLLQSNSDIIEAAVIPYPDEEAGQVPVAFVVRQNGSIIDESKIKDFVARQVAPYKRLRQVTFIESLPRNATGKVLRRELINLALSNATPKL; from the exons ATGGAGAATCAACCAGAAGCGGTAATCGATCCAAAAAGCGGCTTCTGCTCAAAGACCAACACCTACCACTCCCTCAGGCCTCACATCCAACTCCCTCCGATCACCACTCCTGTTTCCGCCACCGAATACGCAATCTCTCTCCTCCTACATCCCTCCCCTTCACCGCCACAAACCACCGCTCTCCTCGACGCTGTCACTGGCCGCCGCATTTCCTTCCCTGAACTCATTCACTTTACCGAAACCCTAGCCTCCTCTCTTCTCAACCGTTTTCGCCTCAAAAAAGGCGACACCGCTTTTATTCTCTCTCCAAACTCTATCCACATTCCGATCCTCtacctctctctcttctctctcggCGTTGTTATCTCCCCTTCAAATCCGCTTTCCTCTGAACGGGAGATTCTCCACCAAACCAACCTCTCTAAACCTGTCATTGCTTTTGTCACATCACAGACTGCTCACAAAATCCCCGACTCGGTTAAGAAAACGATCCTCCTCGACTCGCCAGAGTTTGAATCGCTTATGACGAGTCAGACTCAAGGCACAGTTAATGGATTGGAACGAGTTAGGGTTTATCAATCGGACCCGGCAGCGATTCTCTACTCCTCGGGGACAACAGGGAGATTCAAAGGAGTGTTGCTGACACACCGGAACTTCATATCCATGCTGGCTGCTACTATTGCGACTCGTGGCGTGAAAAATAAGATCACTGCTGTCACTTTGTGTACGGTGCCATACTTCCACGCGTACGGTTTTGTATACTGTTTAAGATTTGCAGCGACGGGGGACACGCTGATGTCCATGGGGAGGTTTGATTTAAGTGCGATGCTGCGTGCGATTCAAGACTATAGGGTGAGCCACGTGGCATTGGCACCACCGGTGGTGGTGGCGATGGCTAAAAATGTTGGAGCAATGGATGGCTATGATTTGAGCTCTCTTGAAGTGGTGGCATGTGGGGGAGCTCCTCTAAGGAAAAGTGTCCTTGAGCTGTTTAAGGAAAGGTTTCCCAATGTGCATATTGCCcag GGATATGGGCTGACAGAAACAACGGCCCGAATATTTGCAACAGTAGGGCCTAAAGAAAGTGAAGTCATTGGAGCAACAGGAAAGCTTATATCAAATTGCCAGGCAAAGATTGTTGATCCAGACACTGGTGTCTCTCTTCCCCCTTCTAGTCCCGGGGAGCTTTGGGTTAGAGGAGACACTATTATGAAAG GTTACATTGGCGATGACGAAGCAACTGCTGCAACTCTGGATTCCGGAGGATGGTTGAGAACTGGGGACCTTTGTTATATCGACAAGGAAGGCTTCTTGTTTTTCGTGGATCGTATTAAGGAACTGATCAAATGCAAAGGCTACCAG GTTGCCCCAGCAGAACTTGAGCATCTGCTCCAATCGAATTCAGATATCATTGAGGCAGCTGTAATTCC GTATCCTGATGAGGAAGCAGGTCAAGTGCCTGTGGCCTTTGTGGTAAGACAAAATGGAAGCATTATTGACGAATCAAAAATCAAGGATTTTGTTGCCAGACAG GTTGCACCATACAAGAGATTACGACAAGTGACGTTCATTGAATCATTACCTAGGAATGCCACCGGTAAGGTGCTGAGAAGGGAACTAATCAATCTTGCGTTGTCGAATGCTACCCCTAAGCTGTAA